The following are encoded in a window of Flavobacterium cupriresistens genomic DNA:
- the gpmI gene encoding 2,3-bisphosphoglycerate-independent phosphoglycerate mutase, which yields MNKKVILMILDGWGKSPDPKVSAIDNANVPFINSLYQNYPSAQLRTDGLNVGLPEGQMGNSEVGHMNLGAGRIVYQDLAKINLAVAHQTLAKEQVLIDAFTYAKENNKKVHFLGLVSDGGVHSHTSHLRGLIDASQEYGLQNVFIHAFTDGRDVDPKSGAKYIHDLEDHIKDTPVKIASIIGRYYAMDRDKRWERVKLAYDLLVNAQGKTSQNAVASVLDSYANNITDEFIEPIVLVDEQQKPLATIADDDVVIFFNFRTDRGRELTEALSQQDFHEQNMHKLNLYYVTLTNYDETYQNVKVVYNKDNITETLGEVLEKAGKKQIRIAETEKYPHVTFFFSGGRETPFDGESRILRNSPKVATYDLQPEMSAYELKDALVPELNKGEVDFVCLNFANGDMVGHTGIMSAAILACEAVDACVKGVIEAALANDYTTIVIADHGNCETMINPDGSPNTAHTTNPVPIILVDKELKNINDGVLGDIAPTILELMGVQQPAAMTCHSLL from the coding sequence ATGAACAAGAAAGTTATACTAATGATTTTAGACGGATGGGGGAAATCTCCTGATCCTAAAGTTTCTGCAATAGACAATGCAAATGTTCCTTTTATAAACAGTCTTTACCAAAACTACCCAAGCGCCCAACTTAGAACCGATGGCTTAAACGTTGGTCTACCGGAAGGTCAGATGGGAAATAGCGAAGTCGGTCACATGAATCTTGGTGCAGGAAGAATTGTATACCAGGATTTAGCCAAAATAAATCTGGCAGTAGCACATCAAACACTTGCCAAAGAACAAGTGCTTATTGATGCCTTTACTTATGCCAAAGAGAATAACAAAAAAGTACACTTTTTAGGATTAGTTTCTGATGGTGGCGTACACTCTCACACGTCTCATTTACGCGGATTGATTGATGCTTCTCAGGAATATGGTTTGCAAAATGTTTTCATCCATGCTTTCACAGACGGTCGTGATGTGGATCCTAAATCGGGAGCAAAATACATTCATGATTTAGAAGATCACATTAAAGATACTCCTGTAAAAATTGCGTCTATCATAGGTCGTTATTACGCAATGGACCGTGATAAACGTTGGGAACGTGTCAAATTAGCTTATGATTTACTTGTAAATGCACAGGGAAAAACTTCTCAAAATGCGGTTGCAAGTGTGCTTGACAGTTACGCCAACAACATAACCGATGAATTTATCGAACCAATCGTATTAGTTGACGAACAACAGAAACCATTGGCAACTATCGCTGATGATGATGTGGTGATTTTCTTTAATTTCAGAACAGACAGGGGTCGTGAACTTACAGAAGCGCTTTCGCAGCAAGACTTTCACGAGCAAAACATGCACAAGCTGAACCTGTATTATGTTACGCTTACCAACTACGACGAAACGTATCAAAACGTAAAAGTGGTTTACAATAAAGACAACATCACTGAAACTCTTGGTGAAGTTTTAGAAAAAGCCGGTAAAAAACAGATCCGTATTGCCGAAACGGAAAAGTACCCACACGTTACTTTTTTCTTTTCAGGTGGAAGAGAAACTCCTTTTGACGGAGAATCCAGAATTTTAAGAAACTCTCCAAAAGTAGCCACTTACGACCTTCAACCGGAAATGAGTGCCTACGAATTGAAAGATGCTCTTGTTCCGGAATTAAACAAAGGCGAAGTTGATTTTGTATGTCTTAATTTTGCCAATGGTGACATGGTAGGGCATACCGGAATCATGAGTGCTGCAATTCTGGCTTGTGAAGCGGTTGACGCCTGTGTAAAAGGGGTTATCGAAGCGGCTTTGGCAAATGATTATACTACGATTGTAATTGCCGACCACGGAAATTGCGAAACAATGATCAATCCTGACGGAAGCCCAAATACAGCCCACACCACAAACCCGGTGCCTATTATCCTGGTTGACAAAGAACTGAAAAACATTAATGATGGTGTTTTAGGAGATATTGCACCAACAATCTTAGAGCTAATGGGAGTTCAGCAACCGGCAGCTATGACTTGTCATTCGTTATTGTAA
- a CDS encoding DUF5916 domain-containing protein, which yields MKNLVFFTLLLSSFWIYSQKKTLQAQQISQGISIDGKLDEPAWETATVASDFIMFEPDNGKPIPDTKKTEIKVLYNNDALYIGAIMHDDEPNKILKEISQRDDFGTADLFGVFINGFNDGQQNFEFFVSAADVQADCIMTDANGEDYSWDAIWISKAVLTDKGWVVEMKIPYAALRFSEGKKQTWGINFFREIKRERKKYTWTIINTKIGTFTQQNGNLEGIENIKPPTRLFFMPYASYYLNAAGNQQTYGTMKGGMDIKYGINDAFTLDAILVPDFGQAKYDDQILNLGPFEQQFNENRAFFTEGTDLFNKGELFYSRRIGGKPTIEPDLEDNEKIIEDPQNVNLINALKISGRTKKGLGIGILNAVTEKTFATIKDTLTGETRRVIAEPLMNYNVLVLDQRFRKNSSVTFINTNVTRNGHFRDSNVSALVWDLNTKANTYNLSGNFKYSTVHDTEDKNGIYANIGFAETSGNYRYSIGSDFVSKDYDPNDLGINFYTNYYNFFGNANYRILNPTKLFNAFKVNLNTYTEFNKDSGKIQESNIAVNTNVTTIKNNYYGFGISLYPFESYDYYEPRATNRYVALPRRFESWASVSTNYNYKFALDFNPTIAIMDEPGRINYGFDIGPRYRFSDKLLLNYTFSFLRRNNNKGYIDSFDQDNNQDTPKDIVFANRTVITYSNTLGGKYALNSTMTINLAVRQYWSFAENKEILQLESNGTLTTYPEYTKNKNSSFYSWNADLSYSWWFAPGSQLSVLYRNNASNFERVIDKDYGSNVTNLLNNEALKHIFSVSVKYFIDYNAVKNRLKNGV from the coding sequence ATGAAAAATTTAGTTTTTTTTACCCTTCTTCTCTCCTCTTTTTGGATTTACAGCCAAAAGAAAACTTTGCAGGCACAGCAAATTTCGCAAGGTATTTCTATTGACGGAAAACTGGATGAACCAGCTTGGGAAACGGCAACCGTTGCTTCCGATTTTATCATGTTTGAACCGGATAACGGAAAACCAATTCCCGACACAAAAAAAACCGAAATCAAAGTGCTGTACAATAACGACGCTCTTTATATAGGTGCCATTATGCACGACGATGAACCCAATAAAATACTAAAAGAGATTTCTCAAAGAGATGATTTTGGAACAGCCGATCTTTTTGGTGTTTTTATAAATGGTTTTAATGACGGTCAGCAGAACTTCGAATTTTTTGTATCCGCAGCTGACGTCCAGGCAGATTGTATTATGACGGATGCAAACGGCGAAGATTATTCCTGGGACGCGATCTGGATCAGTAAAGCCGTGCTGACCGATAAAGGATGGGTTGTCGAAATGAAAATTCCCTACGCTGCCTTACGTTTTTCAGAAGGAAAGAAACAAACTTGGGGAATTAACTTTTTCAGAGAAATCAAACGCGAGCGAAAAAAATACACCTGGACCATAATCAATACTAAAATAGGTACTTTCACACAACAAAATGGTAATCTGGAAGGAATTGAAAACATCAAACCTCCTACCCGATTGTTCTTTATGCCTTATGCTTCTTACTATTTAAATGCTGCCGGAAATCAACAAACGTATGGTACAATGAAAGGCGGAATGGATATTAAGTACGGTATAAACGATGCTTTTACACTGGACGCTATTTTGGTCCCCGATTTCGGACAGGCAAAATACGATGATCAGATTTTGAATCTGGGTCCGTTTGAACAACAATTCAATGAAAACAGAGCCTTTTTTACCGAAGGAACAGATCTCTTTAATAAAGGAGAATTGTTTTATTCGAGAAGAATTGGAGGCAAACCAACTATTGAACCGGATCTGGAGGATAATGAGAAGATAATAGAGGACCCGCAGAATGTAAATCTGATCAATGCCCTGAAAATTTCAGGACGAACCAAAAAAGGTCTTGGTATTGGAATTTTAAATGCTGTGACAGAAAAAACATTTGCCACTATAAAAGATACCCTCACAGGAGAAACCAGACGTGTAATTGCCGAGCCGTTAATGAACTACAATGTTCTGGTTTTAGACCAACGTTTTCGTAAAAACTCATCTGTAACCTTCATTAATACGAATGTGACCCGAAATGGTCATTTCAGAGACTCCAATGTTTCGGCTTTGGTTTGGGATTTAAACACTAAAGCCAATACTTATAACTTATCGGGAAATTTCAAATACAGTACCGTCCATGATACAGAAGATAAAAACGGAATATACGCCAACATTGGCTTTGCAGAAACCAGCGGAAACTATCGTTATAGCATAGGCTCCGATTTTGTATCTAAAGATTACGATCCTAATGATTTAGGAATTAATTTCTATACCAATTATTACAACTTTTTTGGAAATGCCAATTATAGAATCCTGAATCCTACGAAACTCTTTAACGCATTTAAAGTCAACCTTAACACCTACACCGAATTCAACAAGGATTCCGGAAAAATTCAGGAGAGCAATATTGCCGTAAATACAAATGTAACTACCATAAAAAACAATTATTACGGTTTCGGTATTTCTTTATACCCTTTTGAGTCTTACGATTATTACGAACCGAGAGCAACCAATAGATATGTCGCTCTCCCAAGAAGATTTGAATCGTGGGCAAGTGTTTCGACCAACTACAATTATAAATTTGCGCTGGATTTCAATCCTACCATTGCCATTATGGATGAACCGGGACGCATAAATTACGGTTTCGATATTGGTCCGAGATACCGTTTTAGTGACAAACTGTTATTAAATTATACTTTTAGTTTCCTTAGAAGAAACAACAACAAAGGCTATATTGACAGTTTTGATCAGGACAACAATCAGGACACTCCAAAGGATATCGTTTTTGCCAATAGAACTGTAATCACTTACTCTAATACGCTAGGCGGGAAATATGCCCTAAACAGCACCATGACCATCAATCTGGCCGTTCGTCAATATTGGTCGTTTGCAGAGAACAAAGAAATACTTCAACTAGAATCTAACGGAACTTTAACTACTTATCCCGAATACACGAAAAACAAAAATTCCAGTTTTTATTCCTGGAATGCCGATTTATCGTACTCCTGGTGGTTTGCGCCTGGAAGTCAGCTTTCTGTTTTATATAGAAACAATGCTTCTAATTTTGAGCGTGTTATTGACAAAGATTACGGATCTAATGTAACCAACCTGCTGAACAATGAGGCTCTAAAACACATTTTTTCTGTAAGTGTCAAATATTTCATTGACTACAATGCCGTCAAAAACAGGCTTAAAAACGGAGTCTAG
- a CDS encoding murein L,D-transpeptidase catalytic domain family protein codes for MIYKIYPLLVFLLLSFGRDSKNTIELKKVTTKSIAKVEKLTVDAKIESVYHALNSNNFSLPELRTFSEALKGFYLLKERGVVQKDILTLIDFSLSSNVKRLWVIDMGTNTILFQSLVAHGRNTGEEFASAFSNSNSSFKSSLGFYATGEIYQGKHGASLRLDGLERGVNDNARERGVVVHGADYVSESFIRNNKRLGRSQGCPALPVELTNEIIQVIKDKSCLYIYHPSRGFSAEEKLIS; via the coding sequence ATGATTTACAAAATTTATCCATTACTGGTGTTTTTACTTTTGTCTTTTGGTAGAGATTCTAAAAACACAATCGAACTAAAAAAGGTGACAACAAAAAGTATTGCCAAAGTTGAAAAACTGACGGTTGATGCTAAAATTGAAAGTGTATACCACGCCTTAAATTCAAACAATTTTTCGTTACCGGAACTCAGGACTTTTTCTGAAGCTTTAAAAGGGTTTTACTTACTCAAAGAAAGAGGTGTTGTTCAGAAAGACATTTTGACTTTAATTGATTTTAGTCTTTCATCCAACGTCAAACGCCTTTGGGTGATTGATATGGGAACTAATACTATTCTATTTCAATCTTTGGTAGCGCATGGCAGGAATACGGGTGAAGAATTTGCATCAGCATTTTCAAACTCGAATTCATCCTTCAAAAGTAGTTTAGGGTTTTATGCCACAGGCGAAATTTACCAAGGAAAACACGGAGCTTCCTTACGTTTGGATGGTTTAGAAAGAGGAGTTAATGACAATGCCCGCGAAAGGGGAGTTGTGGTTCATGGTGCCGATTATGTTTCAGAATCGTTCATCAGAAACAATAAAAGATTAGGAAGAAGCCAGGGCTGTCCCGCTCTTCCGGTTGAATTGACAAATGAAATTATTCAGGTTATAAAAGATAAGTCGTGTTTGTATATTTATCATCCGTCGAGAGGATTCTCGGCAGAAGAGAAGTTAATCTCGTAA
- a CDS encoding L,D-transpeptidase family protein: protein MNKFYFLLVLCILFSCKKETLKVPVKKAVRPPALILTDERKVQIDTALLNTFKSETLIQFYLSSENKTVWGNLKKRTYVLSLLKKSDELGLNPDDYKIKALEKFEKKISSLSDTDLANYDTLLTYNFELYLTHLYKGKLDPKKLYADWDLEEKTFDVNTALVKAFNKDKLDSLAENCQSKSYTYKQLLAALKIIDTYPDDSDIKKIESPDKTKITLNDTSSALINIKKRLLFWKDMSGRKDSLTEIYDQKTFESVKKFQERHGLAADGVIGVGTISALNFSKNKRKEQIIANLERWRWYTNELAENYFIINIPNYSLNVVEKQDTTLVRNIVVGTSKRKTPIITSKLRTIVFNPTWTVPPTILKEDVVPEMKRNRNYLSKKNITIYDSAGNAVEPAAWNENNPGKYRYVQSPGYNNSLGVMKILFPNHHSVYLHDTNHRNYFGRNNRSLSSGCVRIENPLELAEHVLDSSDVSVSWPKEKIDSIIETKKTISVKIRKKYALYQWYWTAWSKKNQLIFRADIYNLDSDLYSKLRD from the coding sequence ATGAACAAATTTTACTTTTTATTAGTACTATGCATCCTGTTTAGCTGCAAAAAGGAAACTCTAAAAGTTCCGGTAAAAAAAGCCGTTCGACCTCCTGCGCTTATACTTACTGACGAAAGAAAAGTACAAATTGACACTGCACTCCTTAATACTTTCAAAAGCGAAACGCTTATACAATTTTATCTTTCCTCAGAAAACAAAACAGTCTGGGGAAATTTAAAAAAGAGAACTTACGTTTTATCCTTATTAAAAAAATCGGATGAACTAGGCTTAAATCCAGACGATTACAAAATAAAAGCATTAGAAAAATTCGAAAAAAAGATAAGCTCTTTAAGCGATACGGACTTAGCCAATTACGACACCTTACTCACTTATAATTTCGAATTGTATTTAACGCATTTGTATAAAGGGAAATTAGATCCTAAAAAACTATATGCCGATTGGGATTTAGAAGAAAAGACATTTGACGTCAATACTGCTCTTGTAAAAGCTTTCAACAAAGACAAATTAGACAGTCTGGCCGAAAATTGTCAGTCAAAATCATATACCTATAAACAACTATTAGCAGCACTTAAAATCATCGATACGTATCCGGATGATAGTGACATAAAAAAAATAGAATCTCCTGATAAAACAAAAATCACATTAAATGATACCAGCAGTGCCTTAATAAACATCAAAAAAAGGCTTTTGTTCTGGAAAGACATGTCGGGAAGAAAAGATAGCCTGACCGAAATTTACGATCAAAAAACATTCGAGTCTGTTAAAAAATTTCAGGAAAGACATGGTTTAGCCGCCGATGGAGTTATTGGCGTAGGAACCATAAGCGCTTTGAACTTTTCTAAAAACAAAAGAAAGGAACAAATTATCGCCAACTTGGAGCGATGGAGATGGTATACCAATGAACTAGCGGAAAACTATTTTATCATCAACATTCCAAATTACAGTTTAAATGTGGTTGAAAAACAGGACACCACTTTGGTTCGAAATATTGTCGTAGGAACCAGTAAGAGAAAAACACCAATTATAACGTCGAAACTCAGAACGATTGTTTTTAACCCGACATGGACTGTTCCTCCTACTATTTTAAAGGAAGATGTTGTTCCGGAAATGAAACGCAATCGAAATTACCTCAGCAAAAAAAACATTACTATATATGACAGCGCCGGAAATGCGGTAGAACCTGCTGCATGGAACGAAAACAATCCGGGGAAATACCGCTACGTACAAAGTCCCGGTTATAACAACTCCTTGGGTGTCATGAAAATTTTATTTCCAAATCATCATAGCGTGTACTTACACGATACGAATCATCGCAATTATTTTGGAAGAAACAATCGTTCGTTAAGTTCGGGCTGCGTTCGTATAGAGAATCCATTGGAATTGGCAGAGCATGTTTTAGACTCTTCCGATGTATCGGTAAGCTGGCCGAAAGAAAAAATTGACTCTATTATTGAAACTAAAAAAACAATCAGTGTTAAAATCAGAAAAAAATATGCTTTATATCAGTGGTATTGGACCGCATGGAGCAAAAAAAATCAGCTCATTTTCAGAGCTGATATTTATAATTTAGATTCGGATTTGTATAGTAAGTTACGAGATTAA
- a CDS encoding GNAT family N-acetyltransferase, producing MNLIKEIPSKETYIVRQPVLRKGKPIESCVFDGDDLETTHHFGLFTDESLVGIISLFTKINTTFAEKNQAQIRGMAVLDTHQKKGIGEALVKHCEAYCVENQVDLIWFNARTAAVGFYKKMNYQTEGEAFEITDVGEHYLMYKPL from the coding sequence ATGAATCTTATTAAAGAAATACCATCAAAAGAAACCTATATCGTCCGTCAACCCGTTTTAAGAAAAGGGAAACCTATAGAAAGTTGTGTCTTTGATGGAGACGATTTAGAGACAACACACCATTTTGGCCTGTTCACAGACGAAAGTTTAGTAGGAATTATTTCCTTATTCACAAAAATCAACACTACCTTTGCCGAAAAAAACCAAGCACAAATTCGTGGGATGGCCGTTTTAGACACTCATCAGAAAAAAGGAATAGGTGAAGCTTTGGTAAAACACTGCGAAGCCTATTGCGTTGAAAATCAAGTTGATTTAATTTGGTTTAATGCAAGAACAGCCGCTGTTGGGTTTTACAAAAAAATGAACTATCAAACTGAAGGAGAAGCGTTTGAGATCACAGATGTCGGGGAACACTATTTAATGTATAAACCATTATAA
- the pepE gene encoding dipeptidase PepE, which yields MKSIIIASTSTLHEGSYLAYLLPTLQQHFKDCKSILFIPFARPGGITHDEYTEKVTQAFATINIAVKGIHTCEDAAAAIKNAEGIFTGGGNTFLLVTQLYQHNIMQILSETVKNGTPYLGTSAGSNICGLSMQTTNDMPIIYPPSFQTLGLIPFNLNPHYLDPQINSTHMGETRETRIKEFHAFNSIPVLGLREGSWLEVKGNKITLKGALSARLFLKDQNPEELETETDLSHLN from the coding sequence ATGAAAAGCATTATCATTGCCAGCACTTCTACCTTACACGAAGGCAGCTATTTAGCGTATTTATTACCTACATTACAACAACATTTCAAAGATTGCAAAAGCATTTTATTTATTCCATTTGCACGACCGGGTGGAATCACGCACGACGAATATACCGAAAAAGTAACACAGGCATTTGCAACAATTAATATTGCTGTAAAAGGAATTCATACCTGTGAAGATGCAGCAGCTGCTATAAAAAATGCAGAAGGTATTTTTACAGGAGGCGGAAACACTTTTTTGTTAGTTACACAATTGTACCAACATAACATCATGCAAATCCTTTCTGAAACTGTAAAAAACGGAACGCCTTATTTAGGAACCAGTGCAGGAAGCAACATTTGCGGTCTGTCGATGCAGACAACGAACGACATGCCTATCATCTACCCCCCAAGTTTTCAGACTTTAGGATTAATTCCTTTTAACCTGAACCCACATTATTTAGACCCTCAAATCAACTCGACACATATGGGAGAAACCCGCGAAACGAGAATTAAAGAATTCCACGCTTTTAATTCTATACCGGTTTTAGGTTTAAGAGAAGGAAGCTGGCTGGAAGTAAAAGGAAATAAAATCACTTTAAAAGGAGCTTTATCTGCTCGTTTATTTTTAAAAGATCAAAATCCGGAGGAATTAGAAACTGAAACAGACTTAAGCCATCTGAATTAA
- a CDS encoding carboxypeptidase-like regulatory domain-containing protein has product MKTNNILLALLLLITGITFGQAPVSKEITGQVVERSTTIEGVNIINNTTQQATVSDVNGMFAIVVKEGDVLVFSSVNLEPLKHRITADDLSLNSIVVKMTVKEIQLKEVVVNENADLTAENLGIIPYGQKKYTPAERKVYTATSTSIDKLLNKISGRTTMLKKEVNVEKKEALFRKMEYMFDENYYTERLKISPEDIKGFQLYCVDDGEFAVSLDTKNKTLSMFLITELARKYLIILENEK; this is encoded by the coding sequence TTGAAAACAAATAATATTTTACTGGCACTGCTTTTATTGATTACCGGAATAACTTTTGGACAGGCTCCTGTTTCAAAAGAAATCACGGGGCAGGTTGTAGAGCGTTCTACAACAATTGAAGGAGTGAATATTATCAATAATACGACGCAGCAAGCTACTGTTTCAGATGTAAACGGTATGTTTGCGATTGTGGTTAAAGAAGGAGATGTTCTGGTTTTTTCGTCTGTTAATTTAGAGCCCCTTAAACACAGGATTACAGCTGATGATCTGAGTTTGAATTCAATTGTTGTAAAGATGACAGTCAAAGAAATTCAGTTGAAAGAAGTTGTTGTCAATGAAAACGCGGATCTTACTGCCGAGAATCTGGGAATTATTCCGTACGGTCAGAAAAAATACACCCCTGCAGAGCGAAAAGTATATACAGCAACGTCTACTTCGATAGATAAATTGTTAAATAAAATTTCAGGTCGGACTACCATGTTGAAAAAAGAAGTGAATGTCGAGAAAAAAGAAGCGCTTTTCAGAAAGATGGAGTATATGTTTGATGAGAATTATTATACGGAAAGATTAAAAATTTCACCCGAAGACATTAAAGGATTTCAATTATATTGTGTGGATGATGGCGAATTTGCTGTATCTTTGGATACAAAAAACAAAACACTGAGTATGTTTTTGATAACCGAACTAGCGAGGAAATACTTAATAATTCTAGAAAATGAAAAATAA
- a CDS encoding DUF6702 family protein yields MKNRLIYPLIGILFLSLSAFTFHKFYVGVFQVNYAAEKKMIQITSRIFIDDLNNGLEKKYHKKTFVGTEKETQADVDLLKKYLTEHFSIKINGQSKSIAFLSKEVEAGDVLVCYCRIKDVDKFKTIEISNTILVDWNSEQQNITHISAFGTKKSVLFTESSRKEVLKY; encoded by the coding sequence ATGAAAAACAGATTAATTTATCCTTTAATCGGGATATTATTTTTATCCCTTTCAGCTTTTACCTTCCATAAGTTTTATGTGGGTGTTTTTCAGGTCAATTATGCGGCCGAAAAGAAGATGATTCAAATTACATCGCGCATTTTTATTGACGATTTAAATAATGGTCTGGAGAAGAAGTACCACAAAAAAACCTTCGTTGGTACAGAAAAGGAAACTCAGGCTGATGTTGATTTATTGAAAAAGTATCTTACAGAGCATTTTTCAATAAAAATAAACGGTCAGTCCAAATCAATTGCTTTTTTATCTAAAGAAGTAGAGGCAGGAGATGTCTTGGTTTGTTATTGTCGAATAAAAGACGTTGATAAATTTAAGACCATCGAAATTTCGAATACCATTTTAGTGGATTGGAATTCTGAACAGCAAAATATTACACATATTTCAGCCTTTGGAACCAAAAAGAGCGTTCTCTTTACAGAATCCTCAAGGAAAGAAGTGTTAAAATATTAA